TTTGATTTTGAGGATATTGATGATAGAGTTAAGGATATTGCAGATAAATTTGGACTTTATAAATATTTAAATGATTCTCCTTTCCATCTTAGTGGTGGAGAAAAACAAAAATTATGCTTAGCTTCCTTATTAGTTTTTGAGCCAAAAGTTTTGCTTTTAGATGAACCGACTGCGAATTTAGATCCATCTGGTGTTGGATGGTTAATAGATTTTTTGTATGATTTAGATATTACTACCATTATTACAACTCATAATTTATCTCTTGCACTGGAGCTTGGAAATAGAGGTTTAGTATTATCTAAAAATCATAATATTATTTATGATGGAGATTTAGAAGAGTTTATAAAAGATGAAAGAAAATTAATAGAAGCAGGTTTAGTCCATATTCATAAACATAGACATAAACATTTAGAGCATAAGCATTATCATATTCATGATTGGGATTAAAAAATATTGTAGAAATTTAGAAAAAAGATTATATATTTATATTATTGAATAATTATTCAGGAGGAAAAATAATGTGTAAAGATTGTGGTTGTTCAATTAACACAAATCATCATGAGCACCATGATGACCATCATCATCACACAAATCCGGTATTTGAAGATAAAAAAACTATTTCTGTTTTGACAAAAATATTAGATGCAAATGATAAGCAGGCCGAGAGTAATAGAAAGCATTTTGATGAACATAATATATATGCTGTTAATTTAATGAGTTCTCCCGGAGCTGGCAAAACATCTTTACTTGAAAGAACAATAGAAATTTTAAAAGATGAGTTATCCATAGGTGTAATTGAAGGTGATTTAGAAACAAATAAAGATGCTGAAAGAGTAAAGGCAAAAGGAGCAGTAGCTTATCAAATTACGACAGGACAAGCTTGCCATTTAGATGCTTTTATGGTTCATGAGGGAATACATCATTTACCTCTTGAAGATTTAGATATTGTATTTATAGAAAATGTTGGCAATCTTGTATGTCCGGCTTCTTATGATGTGGGTGCTCATACAAATGTGGTTTTATTATCAGTACCGGAAGGGGATGATAAACCAGCCAAATATCCGGTTATGTTCAGGACTGCAGATTTAGTAATTATCACTAAAATAGATTTATTGCCTTATTTTGATTTTGATATAGATTATGCAATTAATGAAATAAAAAAATTAAATCCAAAAGTAGATATAATAAAATTATCAACAAAAACTGGCGATGGTTTAGAAAAATGGTTAAATTATTTAAATACAAAAATAATGTTAAGGAGAGATTGAAGAGTGAGAACAAGATTAACAAAAGAGCAGAAAAAAGAGGAAATTGTAAATGTAGCTTGTAAATTATTTGCAGAAAAAGGGTATTATAATACTACTATTCCGGATATAGCGGAAAATTTAGGAATGAGTGTTGGTAATCTATATAACTATTTTTCATCAAAAGAAGAACTGAGGCTGTTTGAAAAATCCAAAATAGTTGATTTTCCTTGTTTCTAAAGTTACTCTCAAAAATGACCAAAAAATAAGGAAAAAAATAATTTTCGCAAGAACTATTATGTTATAAATTATA
This DNA window, taken from Venenivibrio stagnispumantis, encodes the following:
- the hypB gene encoding hydrogenase nickel incorporation protein HypB codes for the protein MCKDCGCSINTNHHEHHDDHHHHTNPVFEDKKTISVLTKILDANDKQAESNRKHFDEHNIYAVNLMSSPGAGKTSLLERTIEILKDELSIGVIEGDLETNKDAERVKAKGAVAYQITTGQACHLDAFMVHEGIHHLPLEDLDIVFIENVGNLVCPASYDVGAHTNVVLLSVPEGDDKPAKYPVMFRTADLVIITKIDLLPYFDFDIDYAINEIKKLNPKVDIIKLSTKTGDGLEKWLNYLNTKIMLRRD
- a CDS encoding energy-coupling factor ABC transporter ATP-binding protein, which codes for MIKFKHIYFSYEDKEILKDINFEIKEKERVVLLGINGSGKSTILKIINGLIFPQKGEYFYKDIRIDKKALKNKEFNKIFRKEVAFLFQNPDSMIFNPTVYDEIAFSLRQFDFEDIDDRVKDIADKFGLYKYLNDSPFHLSGGEKQKLCLASLLVFEPKVLLLDEPTANLDPSGVGWLIDFLYDLDITTIITTHNLSLALELGNRGLVLSKNHNIIYDGDLEEFIKDERKLIEAGLVHIHKHRHKHLEHKHYHIHDWD